A window from Primulina huaijiensis isolate GDHJ02 chromosome 13, ASM1229523v2, whole genome shotgun sequence encodes these proteins:
- the LOC140991143 gene encoding uncharacterized protein — protein sequence MADCSLEDWTTKITEALNKVQISPQTPSDSSNAPIGIKLDGSNYALWSQVVEMYISGKDKLGYITDDSVQPLETDPSFRKWRTENAIVKGWLINSMDPLLIGNFILFPTAKHVCDSIAITFFDGTDTSQVYDLRRRVTRMKQAGGSIEKYYNDLQGLWSEFDFRRLNPMKCPGDIQKYNSILQEDI from the coding sequence ATGGCAGACTGTAGTCTCGAGGACTGGACGACTAAAATAACAGAGGCCCTGAACAAAGTTCAAATCTCACCTCAAACCCCATCTGATTCCTCCAATGCTCCAATTGGCATTAAGTTGGATGGTTCCAACTATGCCTTGTGGTCTCAAGTCGTTGAGATGTATATCTCAGGAAAAGACAAACTGGGATATATCACCGATGACTCGGTACAACCGCTCGAAACTGACCCATCGTTCCGGAAATGGAGAACAGAAAATGCCATTGTCAAAGGATGGTTGATCAACTCGATGGACCCTTTGTTGATCGGTAATTTTATTCTATTCCCAACTGCTAAACATGTATGTGACTCAATTGCTATAACTTTCTTTGATGGCACTGATACGTCTCAAGTATATGACCTTCGACGACGTGTAACTCGCATGAAGCAGGCGGGTGGCTccattgaaaaatattacaatGATCTTCAAGGTTTATGGAGCGAATTTGACTTTCGTCGTCTTAATCCAATGAAATGTCCAGGAGATATTCAGAAGTATAATTCCATCTTACAGGAAGATATATAG